Proteins encoded within one genomic window of Streptomyces sp. NBC_01237:
- a CDS encoding S9 family peptidase — MTGPSTTDSASSRTAGEAPPAYLVSRDALPEVCAKDPLRMVFTADAGGRCEVFTWDATTATARQVTDHPLGTFHGSIDADAHVWWFEEDAHGVGRWKFRPFDGGPAREGLLGVPAGPARGLSVSRTGTVAVALGDSEGTTVHCGRRGGEARTVTRLPHHATLTGITATGGLLAVSAQARSANAVTVFRTDGTRRAVLHEPGGALWSLGFGPRTGQRDLLLIREWQGRYLLATWSPGQPLVTHAWCAFDTEITGRWCPDGRSVLVRQDRHGRSILHRADLAARTLTVLPTDPGTLLDACEHLNGDVHTLWTSTATPPRALSTAGTPLPSAARLAPRVPGVPHDLWTAGPDGPVHTLVTLPEGTSAPTPTVFLVHGGPADHDRDAYDGAVHSLVASGFAVARVNYRGSTGYGPAWRGAMTEGVGLTQVADLAAVRADLVARGWADPRALALWGTSWGGYLALLALGTRPGLWQAGVAVKPVAHLARAHATTTPALRALDERLFGGTPQDLPEVYARSSPHTYVPHLDAPLLLVAATHDVKCPPGQIREYLDELAAHHKRHEALWLDTGHDGYDGRDHVKVLRGALVFLDRELRGRPRTTPTAPPATRRGESVRPTDAFAPAANGTPQRLTERQTHHAEGHHQQRPAHG, encoded by the coding sequence GTGACGGGCCCGTCGACCACCGATTCCGCGAGCAGCCGCACCGCGGGCGAAGCGCCCCCCGCGTATCTCGTCTCCCGGGACGCGCTGCCCGAGGTGTGCGCGAAGGATCCGCTCCGGATGGTCTTCACCGCCGACGCGGGGGGCCGCTGCGAGGTCTTCACCTGGGATGCCACGACCGCCACCGCCCGGCAGGTGACGGACCACCCCTTGGGTACGTTCCACGGTTCCATCGACGCCGACGCCCATGTGTGGTGGTTCGAGGAGGACGCCCACGGTGTGGGCCGTTGGAAGTTCCGGCCCTTCGACGGCGGGCCGGCGCGCGAGGGCCTGCTCGGCGTTCCCGCCGGCCCGGCCCGTGGTCTGAGCGTGAGCCGCACCGGCACCGTCGCGGTCGCCCTGGGCGACTCGGAGGGCACCACCGTGCACTGCGGCCGGCGCGGCGGCGAGGCACGTACGGTGACCCGGCTCCCCCATCACGCCACCCTGACCGGGATCACGGCCACCGGTGGTCTGCTCGCCGTGAGCGCGCAGGCCCGCTCAGCGAACGCGGTCACCGTCTTCCGTACCGACGGCACCCGCCGCGCCGTGCTCCACGAACCCGGTGGGGCCCTGTGGTCCCTCGGGTTCGGGCCCCGTACCGGACAGCGGGATCTGCTGCTGATACGGGAGTGGCAGGGACGCTACCTGCTCGCCACCTGGTCCCCGGGGCAGCCGCTCGTCACCCACGCGTGGTGCGCGTTCGACACGGAGATCACCGGGCGCTGGTGCCCGGACGGCCGCTCCGTGCTCGTCCGCCAGGACCGGCACGGCCGCAGCATCCTGCACCGGGCCGACCTCGCCGCCCGCACGCTGACCGTGCTGCCCACCGACCCCGGCACCCTGCTGGACGCCTGCGAGCACCTGAACGGCGACGTCCACACCCTCTGGACCAGTACCGCCACCCCGCCGCGCGCGCTGTCCACCGCCGGCACCCCGCTGCCCTCCGCCGCGCGCCTCGCCCCGCGGGTACCGGGCGTGCCCCACGATCTGTGGACCGCGGGACCCGACGGGCCGGTGCACACCCTGGTCACCCTGCCTGAGGGGACGTCCGCGCCCACACCCACGGTGTTCCTCGTCCACGGCGGCCCGGCCGACCACGACCGCGATGCCTACGACGGCGCGGTGCACTCCCTGGTGGCTTCCGGGTTCGCCGTCGCCCGGGTCAACTACCGCGGCTCCACCGGGTACGGGCCCGCGTGGCGGGGCGCGATGACGGAGGGCGTCGGGCTCACCCAGGTCGCCGACCTCGCGGCGGTCCGTGCGGACCTGGTCGCGCGCGGCTGGGCCGACCCGCGGGCACTCGCCCTCTGGGGCACGTCCTGGGGCGGGTACCTCGCCCTGCTGGCGCTGGGAACCCGGCCCGGCCTGTGGCAGGCGGGCGTCGCCGTGAAACCGGTCGCCCATCTCGCCCGTGCCCACGCGACCACCACGCCCGCCCTGCGCGCCCTGGACGAGCGGCTCTTCGGCGGGACGCCGCAGGACCTCCCCGAGGTCTACGCGCGGAGCTCGCCGCACACCTACGTCCCGCACCTCGACGCGCCGCTGCTGCTCGTCGCGGCGACGCACGACGTGAAGTGTCCGCCCGGCCAGATCCGGGAGTACCTGGACGAGCTGGCCGCCCATCACAAACGGCACGAGGCGCTGTGGCTGGACACCGGCCACGACGGATACGACGGGCGGGACCACGTGAAGGTCCTGCGCGGCGCCCTCGTCTTCCTCGACCGCGAACTGCGCGGCCGTCCGCGCACCACCCCCACAGCGCCCCCCGCCACCCGGCGGGGGGAGTCCGTCCGGCCGACGGACGCTTTTGCACCGGCCGCGAACGGCACACCGCAACGCCTCACGGAAAGGCAGACCCATCATGCAGAAGGACATCATCAACAACGACCCGCTCACGGGTGA
- a CDS encoding RiPP maturation radical SAM C-methyltransferase, protein MRVLLVNMPWSPIDLPSLALGILKRSVDERVPGASATVLHANLEFTDWITSRTEFTADDYEYYALSSYFMGCGDWVFSSALYDDPSWREAEFTEAMRTRLKKSRLKMSHELHRLAPDFVAEMAQRIVDEAPDVVGFTSTFQQNTAALAAAKHVKRLAPHIRTVMGGANCDAEQGAALHRNFPFVDYVVRGEGEAAFPQLLSALSTGEDLAGVSGLCHRTDDGVSTVNPMASSPLPPATILAPDYSGYFERLASSAARNWVEPKLVVEGARGCWWGEKHHCTFCGLNGSFMQFRSKSPDVFYDEIMELARKHRVLDMYVVDNILDMGYLSTVLPRIIDSGYDLRLHIEIKANMRRSQLRTLSDAGLIYVQPGIESLNKRVLDLMDKGVSGCQNVRMLRDGAETGLSISWNYLHGFPGESAKDYEGVIAQIPALEHLDPPVDLSARIAIERFSPYFNKPELGFSGLRPEAHYRFTYDLPEEELYDLAYVFEAPQRGIGETTVSALNDALALWKEHHADARLTQADLGDRIILVSRRRAFDWRVMELSDPFEIAVFRLLDQPHAPASLLRKATVRVPGHTRTEADVDALLAHWQERGLLFTDGGHFVHLAPSAVNEDLLRLGFMRTAHAAPAPGSPPESGSGSERGTDSGTRTDRDAVLA, encoded by the coding sequence GTGCGTGTTCTGCTGGTCAATATGCCCTGGTCGCCCATCGACCTTCCGTCACTCGCCCTGGGGATCCTCAAGCGCAGCGTGGACGAGCGCGTTCCCGGGGCCTCGGCGACGGTGCTCCACGCCAACCTGGAATTCACCGACTGGATCACCTCACGCACCGAGTTCACGGCCGACGACTACGAGTACTACGCCCTCTCCTCGTACTTCATGGGCTGCGGCGACTGGGTCTTCTCCTCGGCCCTCTACGACGACCCCTCCTGGCGCGAGGCGGAGTTCACCGAGGCCATGCGCACCCGGCTGAAGAAGTCCCGCCTCAAGATGTCCCACGAACTGCACCGTCTGGCACCGGACTTCGTCGCGGAGATGGCCCAGCGGATCGTCGACGAGGCGCCCGACGTCGTCGGGTTCACCTCCACGTTCCAGCAGAACACCGCGGCCCTGGCCGCCGCCAAGCACGTGAAGCGGCTCGCCCCGCACATCAGGACGGTCATGGGCGGCGCCAACTGCGACGCCGAACAAGGGGCGGCCCTGCACCGCAACTTCCCCTTCGTCGACTATGTCGTGCGGGGCGAGGGAGAAGCCGCCTTCCCCCAGTTGCTCAGCGCGCTCTCCACGGGGGAGGACCTGGCCGGGGTGTCCGGACTGTGCCACCGGACGGACGACGGGGTGAGCACCGTGAACCCCATGGCATCGAGCCCGCTGCCGCCCGCGACCATCCTGGCACCCGACTACAGCGGCTACTTCGAACGTCTGGCGTCCTCCGCCGCCCGCAACTGGGTCGAGCCGAAGCTCGTCGTCGAAGGAGCGCGCGGCTGCTGGTGGGGCGAGAAGCACCACTGCACCTTCTGCGGACTCAACGGCTCCTTCATGCAGTTCCGCAGCAAGAGCCCCGATGTCTTCTACGACGAGATCATGGAACTGGCGCGCAAGCACCGGGTGCTCGACATGTACGTCGTCGACAACATCCTCGACATGGGCTATCTCTCCACCGTGCTGCCCCGCATCATCGACAGCGGGTACGACCTGCGGCTGCACATCGAGATCAAGGCCAACATGCGGCGCAGCCAGCTGCGCACACTGTCCGACGCCGGCCTCATCTACGTGCAGCCCGGCATCGAAAGCCTCAACAAGCGCGTGCTGGACCTGATGGACAAGGGCGTCAGCGGCTGCCAGAACGTCCGGATGCTCCGGGACGGGGCGGAGACGGGGCTGTCCATCTCGTGGAACTACCTCCACGGCTTTCCCGGGGAGAGCGCGAAGGACTACGAAGGGGTCATCGCCCAGATTCCGGCACTGGAGCACCTCGACCCGCCCGTCGATCTCTCCGCACGGATCGCGATCGAACGCTTCAGCCCGTACTTCAACAAACCTGAACTGGGGTTCTCCGGGCTCCGGCCCGAGGCGCACTACCGCTTCACCTACGATCTGCCGGAAGAGGAACTGTACGACCTCGCCTACGTCTTCGAGGCACCTCAGCGGGGCATCGGCGAGACCACCGTCTCGGCTCTCAACGATGCGCTGGCGCTCTGGAAGGAGCACCACGCCGACGCCCGCCTCACCCAGGCGGACCTCGGTGACCGGATCATCCTCGTGAGCAGGCGGCGCGCCTTCGACTGGCGGGTCATGGAACTCTCCGACCCCTTCGAGATCGCGGTCTTCCGCCTGCTGGACCAGCCCCACGCACCGGCCTCGCTCCTTCGCAAGGCGACGGTACGGGTACCCGGCCACACCCGTACCGAGGCGGACGTCGACGCGCTGCTGGCCCACTGGCAGGAGCGCGGGCTGCTGTTCACCGACGGCGGCCACTTCGTGCACCTCGCCCCTTCCGCCGTGAACGAGGACCTGCTGCGCCTGGGCTTCATGCGCACCGCGCACGCGGCGCCCGCACCCGGTTCCCCGCCGGAGTCCGGCTCCGGGTCCGAGCGCGGAACGGACAGCGGCACCAGGACGGACCGCGACGCCGTACTTGCCTGA
- a CDS encoding MFS transporter encodes MAGTSASRADNGPATPPAAEPRALPRDVRLFWWASTADALGSQTSGIVLPLLLLTLGYSPAAVGLIAGASAALGMVLGPLAAVPADRGARKTVMLWSASGAALAMATVSVTVASGRPPLVLLLCAVLVERLCTASYEAASRGTIAMICPPAGYPRLVARLQVGDNVALVLGPLLGGALYQVNRALPFLADALSYTVTAVCIRFMRADLRAPAAADTGTATPLADGPGEETPGPAGPRGGGGGPERHARRLRRAALLAEVGAGLRLVGSSPLLRLVMLWTAVVNGALSALYFGVLFSLRHDGHSGSATGVVLAVSGAAGIAGALVAPALAGRLGATRTFLAVTWLLVPLAAGLAATRSPWAFATLFGAVCLILPAATVVLQSRTIATTPPHLQARAGAVLAAAAGGAAALGPAAAGLLASRAGTAGPALGCAVALIGLAAYTSSAHPRTLKSTGSTS; translated from the coding sequence ATGGCAGGGACGTCGGCGTCCCGGGCGGACAACGGCCCGGCCACTCCGCCCGCGGCCGAGCCCCGTGCTCTGCCCCGCGACGTACGCCTCTTCTGGTGGGCGAGCACCGCCGATGCGCTCGGGAGCCAGACCTCGGGCATCGTGCTTCCCCTGCTGCTGCTCACCTTGGGGTACTCGCCCGCCGCGGTCGGTCTGATCGCCGGTGCGTCCGCGGCCCTGGGAATGGTGCTGGGCCCGCTGGCGGCGGTCCCCGCCGACCGGGGGGCCCGCAAAACGGTGATGCTGTGGTCCGCGAGCGGGGCCGCTCTGGCCATGGCGACCGTGTCCGTCACCGTGGCCTCGGGTCGGCCGCCACTGGTCCTGCTGCTGTGTGCCGTGCTCGTGGAACGCTTGTGCACCGCCTCCTACGAAGCCGCCTCCCGCGGAACGATCGCCATGATCTGCCCGCCGGCGGGCTACCCCCGCCTCGTGGCCCGGCTACAGGTGGGGGACAACGTCGCCCTGGTCCTGGGACCCCTGCTCGGGGGCGCGCTCTACCAGGTGAACCGCGCCCTGCCCTTCCTCGCCGATGCCCTCTCCTACACGGTGACCGCCGTGTGCATCCGGTTCATGCGCGCTGATCTGCGTGCCCCCGCCGCGGCGGACACCGGGACGGCGACACCCCTCGCGGACGGGCCCGGGGAGGAGACACCGGGCCCGGCGGGTCCCCGCGGCGGTGGCGGCGGTCCGGAACGGCACGCGCGTCGGCTCCGCCGCGCGGCCCTGCTCGCCGAAGTCGGAGCCGGTCTGCGCCTGGTGGGTTCCTCACCTCTGCTGCGACTGGTCATGCTGTGGACCGCGGTCGTGAACGGGGCGCTGTCCGCCCTCTACTTCGGGGTGCTCTTCTCCCTCCGGCACGACGGCCACAGCGGGTCCGCGACCGGAGTGGTCCTGGCCGTGTCCGGGGCAGCGGGCATCGCGGGCGCGCTCGTGGCCCCCGCGCTGGCGGGCCGGCTCGGTGCCACGCGCACCTTCCTCGCGGTGACCTGGCTGCTCGTGCCGCTCGCCGCGGGTCTGGCCGCGACCCGTTCGCCGTGGGCCTTCGCCACGCTGTTCGGCGCGGTGTGCCTGATCCTGCCCGCGGCCACCGTCGTCCTCCAGTCCAGGACCATCGCCACCACTCCGCCGCACCTCCAGGCGCGGGCCGGGGCCGTCCTGGCCGCCGCCGCGGGCGGCGCCGCCGCACTCGGGCCCGCGGCGGCGGGGCTGCTCGCGTCACGCGCGGGCACGGCCGGACCGGCCCTCGGCTGCGCGGTGGCCCTCATCGGCCTTGCCGCGTATACGAGTTCGGCCCATCCTCGTACGCTCAAGAGCACCGGGAGCACCTCGTGA
- a CDS encoding DUF5825 family protein: MDSALDTTAATLRVAAWRDYDEAACALPGMFLGELDLTGPVAQESDRLWDLGARRVVLPAAVDLTAAGDLDGARRTVRALSLVRDLTARAVLVEWDLRLDPARPDDWLTLSHLQPPRTLHGAPDPLATLTTWRNGHYLGKCLWRNGPGFLQIRDRRWGNLQRFTADEPHYRSAVEELSYGAPSRSVPKDALEDFTEEKLVLHLGPLAWWVPYRVSRWIQEPMAI, translated from the coding sequence ATGGACTCAGCCCTCGACACCACCGCGGCCACCCTGCGCGTCGCGGCCTGGCGCGACTACGACGAAGCCGCCTGCGCCCTCCCCGGCATGTTCCTGGGCGAACTCGATCTGACCGGCCCCGTGGCACAGGAGAGCGACCGGCTCTGGGACCTGGGCGCCCGCCGCGTCGTCCTGCCCGCCGCCGTGGACCTCACGGCCGCGGGGGACCTCGACGGCGCCCGCCGCACCGTGCGGGCGCTCAGCCTGGTCCGGGACCTCACCGCCCGCGCCGTGCTCGTCGAGTGGGACCTCCGGCTGGACCCCGCGCGCCCGGACGACTGGCTGACCCTCAGCCATCTCCAGCCGCCCCGGACGCTGCACGGGGCACCTGACCCGCTCGCCACGCTCACCACCTGGCGCAACGGCCACTACCTGGGCAAATGTCTGTGGCGCAACGGCCCCGGCTTCCTCCAGATCCGCGATCGCCGCTGGGGCAACCTCCAGCGCTTCACCGCGGACGAGCCGCACTACCGCAGCGCCGTCGAGGAGCTGTCCTACGGGGCTCCGAGCCGGTCCGTACCGAAGGACGCACTGGAGGACTTCACCGAGGAGAAGCTCGTCCTCCATCTCGGACCACTGGCCTGGTGGGTCCCCTACCGTGTGAGCCGGTGGATCCAGGAGCCGATGGCCATCTGA
- a CDS encoding CU044_2847 family protein — MEDVRLTFDDGSVVRLHLAPRTGTPTDRPATDARSVEHDGAPAGELDLPPGFGSARPVSSDGRTARTLTRSGQALSDALRPLGGVLSGIHDSFSRFAQRPDEVTVEFGVTLGSDLSLGVFSGSGEASFTVSATWNLNGTEEAAPTHPPVAGLPSQVNGS, encoded by the coding sequence ATGGAGGATGTGAGACTGACCTTCGACGACGGCTCTGTCGTACGCCTGCACCTCGCGCCGCGGACCGGGACGCCGACGGACCGTCCGGCCACCGACGCGCGCAGCGTCGAGCACGACGGCGCCCCGGCGGGCGAGTTGGACCTGCCGCCGGGGTTCGGCAGCGCGCGGCCGGTGAGTTCCGACGGGCGCACGGCGCGGACCCTCACCCGCAGCGGTCAGGCGCTGAGCGACGCGCTGCGACCTCTCGGCGGGGTGCTCAGCGGCATCCACGACTCCTTCAGCCGGTTCGCCCAACGGCCCGACGAGGTCACGGTCGAGTTCGGTGTCACGCTGGGCAGCGACCTGAGTCTCGGCGTGTTCTCCGGAAGCGGCGAGGCCAGCTTCACCGTCTCGGCGACCTGGAACCTCAACGGCACGGAGGAAGCGGCCCCGACGCACCCGCCCGTCGCAGGGCTGCCCAGCCAGGTCAACGGTTCCTGA
- a CDS encoding VMAP-C domain-containing protein → MPLDVTPSLADAPLHRAFVSVLGRDQPVGAGVLLSPTLVLTCAHVINSALGRHRFDTPLPPRGQQIGLRLPHVDRERELVGRVLPHCWRPPRSRPEADHPSPPGAGALPYYGDLAVVELDTEAPPGAEPAPFLTHRDGNEVIAQWASGHALPTLRAMPRVSAHPWIALDVLGGTVADGFSGGPLWDRERQAVVGLVVAAHESRTPQEHSPPAGQYTPPAAMYAIGLSSIESELPGLPPVAVPAAGRGRQQLLGALEKLLPTRREIMACEERLAGRLGRRSSGPAADVERLAGLAMGVRRGVPELLNIVYEQLAELRPGSFAADPDWERALGIARIVSPRERLSPGQRRNLDALLAECRTTDPGALVRTVLPFADDLPRPRDLADATDVLECYDPQPGQPMPPLLQGVIRISVQERASGAYLADDLDAWVRSTAPRLGVAPAAVAQFRADVSAHAGARGARPPSTAAPRVQVELLPVSTGHLFTYQIWVWSGDGRHEVVLTEDTEVTSQRVVEAIRQVLRTEVEEHPETALVEFFVAPAWLRLDVDTWEFPGSADDGGFRPGITRRVVLRSSERTRETHAGWKRRSSALPSSPRLLLDQRSSDPVVAQARLEVNPEAGIVVVCCDRQYQGLVLRQCIQAGVHTVLWHREEHGGQIAADLLALVEGVDHARIPEAVRLERAKAMADPDCTTHHGRELSLLHDGPDHRPPPLAPAPWALTQP, encoded by the coding sequence ATGCCGCTGGATGTGACGCCCTCGCTCGCCGACGCGCCGCTGCACCGGGCGTTCGTGTCCGTCCTGGGCCGGGACCAGCCGGTCGGTGCGGGCGTGCTGCTCTCCCCCACCCTTGTCCTGACCTGCGCACATGTCATCAACAGCGCACTGGGCCGGCACCGCTTCGACACGCCCCTGCCGCCACGGGGGCAGCAGATCGGGCTGAGGTTGCCGCATGTCGACCGGGAGCGCGAGCTGGTCGGCCGGGTGCTGCCGCACTGCTGGCGGCCGCCGCGCAGCCGCCCCGAGGCCGACCACCCGAGCCCGCCCGGGGCCGGCGCCCTTCCGTACTACGGCGATCTCGCGGTCGTCGAGCTGGACACCGAGGCCCCACCGGGCGCCGAGCCGGCCCCCTTCCTGACCCATCGGGACGGCAACGAGGTCATCGCCCAGTGGGCGAGCGGACACGCCCTGCCCACCCTCCGTGCGATGCCACGGGTCTCCGCCCATCCCTGGATCGCGCTCGACGTCCTGGGCGGGACCGTGGCCGACGGATTCAGCGGCGGGCCGCTGTGGGACCGGGAGCGGCAGGCCGTCGTCGGGCTGGTCGTCGCCGCTCACGAGAGCCGCACGCCGCAGGAGCACTCCCCACCGGCCGGGCAGTACACCCCGCCCGCCGCGATGTACGCGATCGGGCTCTCCTCCATCGAGTCCGAACTCCCCGGCCTTCCGCCGGTCGCCGTCCCCGCCGCGGGCCGCGGTCGGCAGCAACTGCTGGGCGCCCTGGAGAAGTTGCTGCCGACCCGCAGAGAGATCATGGCGTGCGAGGAGCGGCTCGCCGGGCGGCTGGGGCGGCGGTCCTCCGGTCCGGCCGCCGACGTCGAACGACTGGCGGGCCTGGCCATGGGAGTACGCCGGGGCGTCCCCGAACTCCTCAACATCGTCTACGAGCAGCTCGCCGAACTCCGTCCCGGCTCCTTCGCGGCCGACCCGGACTGGGAGCGGGCGCTCGGGATCGCGCGCATCGTCAGTCCGCGGGAACGGCTGTCGCCGGGGCAGCGGCGCAATCTCGACGCCCTGCTCGCGGAGTGCCGCACCACCGACCCGGGCGCGCTCGTCCGCACCGTGCTTCCCTTTGCGGACGACCTGCCGCGGCCCCGCGATCTCGCGGACGCCACGGATGTCCTGGAGTGCTACGACCCTCAACCCGGCCAGCCCATGCCCCCGTTGTTGCAGGGCGTCATCCGCATCAGCGTCCAGGAGCGCGCGTCGGGCGCGTATCTCGCCGACGATCTGGACGCGTGGGTACGCAGCACCGCCCCCCGGCTGGGTGTGGCGCCCGCCGCCGTCGCCCAGTTCCGGGCGGATGTGTCGGCGCATGCCGGGGCGCGTGGAGCGCGACCGCCGAGCACGGCTGCGCCCCGGGTCCAGGTCGAGCTGCTGCCCGTGTCCACCGGCCATCTCTTCACGTATCAGATCTGGGTCTGGAGCGGCGACGGACGGCACGAGGTGGTCCTGACCGAGGACACCGAAGTCACCAGCCAACGCGTCGTGGAGGCCATCCGGCAGGTGCTGCGTACGGAGGTGGAGGAGCATCCGGAGACGGCGCTGGTCGAGTTCTTCGTGGCCCCCGCCTGGCTGCGGCTCGATGTGGACACCTGGGAGTTCCCGGGCAGCGCCGACGACGGGGGCTTCCGGCCCGGCATCACCCGCCGGGTGGTGCTGCGCAGTTCGGAGCGGACCCGGGAGACACACGCCGGGTGGAAGCGCCGCAGCAGCGCGCTGCCGTCCTCGCCCCGGCTGCTGCTCGATCAGCGTTCCTCCGACCCGGTGGTGGCGCAGGCCAGGCTCGAAGTGAATCCGGAGGCCGGGATCGTCGTCGTCTGCTGCGACCGGCAGTACCAGGGGCTGGTGCTGCGCCAGTGCATCCAGGCCGGGGTCCACACCGTGCTGTGGCACCGCGAGGAGCACGGCGGGCAGATCGCGGCGGACCTGCTGGCGCTGGTCGAGGGTGTCGATCACGCGCGCATCCCCGAAGCGGTCCGGCTGGAGCGGGCCAAGGCCATGGCCGATCCGGACTGCACGACCCACCACGGGCGTGAGCTGTCGCTCCTGCACGACGGGCCCGACCACCGGCCACCGCCCCTGGCGCCCGCCCCGTGGGCCCTCACCCAGCCATGA
- a CDS encoding AAA family ATPase gives MPHPRATAPGDSSSPAEPWWVFRGPSDLPEPPPWRRFPAARRSPGSRRYLMNADEIAVVNAALHLRRPLLVTGRPGTGKSSLARALAEDLGLGEVLRWSVNSRSTLLDALYRYDAVGRLREASLQRERETPRGPARRLKRRGAQSSDIGNYLRLGPLGTALAATGRPRVLLIDELDKSDLDLPNDLLVVLEEGEFEIPELARLPEHQQTADVLVTGSRERIRVQRGLVACEEFPIVVMTSNGERDFPPAFLRRCVRLDLRDPDEAKLRDIVRQNLGEAALSEADDLISEFLRKAAVQSLATDQLLAAVHLRVTGADLTREELLGAVMHRLDEAFPS, from the coding sequence GTGCCGCATCCACGCGCCACAGCACCTGGTGACAGCAGCTCGCCCGCCGAACCCTGGTGGGTGTTCCGCGGCCCGTCCGACCTGCCCGAGCCGCCACCGTGGCGGCGCTTCCCCGCCGCACGGCGCAGCCCCGGCTCCCGGCGCTACCTCATGAACGCCGACGAGATCGCCGTCGTCAACGCCGCGCTCCATCTGCGCCGTCCCCTGCTGGTGACGGGCCGTCCCGGCACCGGGAAGAGCTCACTGGCCCGCGCCCTCGCCGAGGACCTGGGGCTGGGCGAGGTGCTCCGCTGGTCGGTGAACAGCCGCTCCACGCTGCTGGACGCCCTGTACCGGTACGACGCCGTCGGCCGACTGCGCGAGGCGTCGCTGCAACGTGAGCGCGAGACGCCGCGCGGTCCGGCACGGCGGCTCAAGAGGCGCGGCGCGCAGAGCTCGGACATCGGCAACTATCTGCGCCTGGGGCCGCTGGGGACGGCACTCGCCGCCACCGGCCGCCCCCGCGTGCTCCTCATCGACGAACTCGACAAGTCCGATCTGGACCTTCCCAACGATCTTCTGGTGGTGCTGGAGGAGGGCGAGTTCGAGATCCCGGAGCTGGCCAGGCTGCCCGAGCACCAGCAGACCGCGGATGTTCTGGTCACGGGCAGCAGGGAACGCATCCGGGTGCAGCGCGGCCTGGTGGCCTGCGAGGAGTTCCCCATTGTCGTCATGACCAGCAATGGGGAGCGGGACTTCCCCCCGGCCTTCCTGCGCCGTTGTGTCCGGCTCGACCTGCGCGACCCGGACGAGGCGAAGCTGCGTGACATCGTCCGGCAGAACCTCGGTGAGGCCGCCCTGTCCGAGGCCGACGATCTGATCTCCGAATTCCTCCGGAAGGCGGCCGTACAGAGCCTGGCCACCGACCAGTTGCTCGCCGCCGTCCATCTGCGGGTCACCGGGGCCGACCTCACGCGAGAGGAGCTGCTCGGCGCGGTCATGCACCGGTTGGACGAAGCGTTCCCGTCATGA